In the genome of Caldisphaera lagunensis DSM 15908, the window TTTAAATAAATATAAGCGTTTTATTATCTAAAAGATAAAAACCATTTTAACCAACTTTCTATTATTTGCTGAAGAGATTGGTGCAAAAATTAATGTTAGACGAAAGCGATCCAAAGCCAGCAGAAACAGACTCAATAGCTAATTATCTAAGACTAAGAAGAACTACAACTTTAAAGAGAAAACTTTCATTTAGGGATCTCTTTTTCTTATCATTAGGAGGACAAGCTCCTTTTCTTTCATTGTTAACATATGCAACCGGTGTTATAATATACTCATTTCTATTTTCACCATTAATTATAATTTTAGGGGCCTTGCTAGTTTTAATAAATGGATTAGTCGTATATAAATTATCGAAAAAATATCAAGAAGCAGGTGGTTATTATATTTACGCAATGTATAGCCTTACCAGAAGGTTAGGTTTGGAAACCGGTTGGATGTACATATTTTATTCAGCCTTTTACGGCTCTGCATATATTGTTGGTGCGAGCTTTCTATTACATTATGTATTTAATTTAAATCCATTAATTTCAGCTTTAATTGTTTTTATTCCAGCTATTACATTCTTAATCATGGGAACTAAACCATCTGCAAAATATGCAGAATTTTCTGGTATAATAGAAATTGCGTTTATTGCATTAATTTCTATAATTGGTATTTACTTGGCTCATTTTCATTTTTACAATCCAATCCAAAAGGTTCCTTCTATAAATAAAATAGCCTTGGCTATATTGTTTGCAATTGGAATTCCAACCGGTTATGGTTCTATTACACCTCTTTCCGAGGAATCAATTAACCATAAAGATATAGGAAGAGCTGCTTTGCTGGTAATTATTGTAGGAGGATTAGTTACAGGTTTTGCGATATATGGCTTAATTGATGCTGGTCTATACACTTCTCAGCTTTCAAGCATTATTACTAGTTCCGTCCCTATATTAAATCTTTTAAAAGAAAACTTTGGAATAATTGCATTAATTTTTATGATTTATGCGGCTATAAGCGACGGAATTTTAGCCTCTTTATCTTTCATGCTTGGAACTTCAAGAACTGTTTATGCAATGGCGCAAAAGGAAATGCTCCCTAGCGTGTTTACATGGTTAAGAGGTAATGAACCAATAATGGCATCTATATTGACAGCTATAATATATGGAGCAATATCATTCCTAGGTTTAATTACAATAAAGAATCCATTTTATTTGTTTTTAGAGTTTGGAGCCATCGCTGGTCTTTCAAACGTTTTTGTTCATTTATCTGC includes:
- a CDS encoding APC family permease, with translation MLDESDPKPAETDSIANYLRLRRTTTLKRKLSFRDLFFLSLGGQAPFLSLLTYATGVIIYSFLFSPLIIILGALLVLINGLVVYKLSKKYQEAGGYYIYAMYSLTRRLGLETGWMYIFYSAFYGSAYIVGASFLLHYVFNLNPLISALIVFIPAITFLIMGTKPSAKYAEFSGIIEIAFIALISIIGIYLAHFHFYNPIQKVPSINKIALAILFAIGIPTGYGSITPLSEESINHKDIGRAALLVIIVGGLVTGFAIYGLIDAGLYTSQLSSIITSSVPILNLLKENFGIIALIFMIYAAISDGILASLSFMLGTSRTVYAMAQKEMLPSVFTWLRGNEPIMASILTAIIYGAISFLGLITIKNPFYLFLEFGAIAGLSNVFVHLSANFSLVLSSIRDLKNRAKIIGTYAIEKIFNFIINKTTDLIIGISAILFSLIVLLYSMATVNKIVENLFMGWIIIGFLYAEIVDSIKQNHNH